The Streptomyces sp. NBC_01317 genomic interval CCCCACCGTGACCGTCAGCGACGTGGCCCGCCTGGCCCGCGTCATGACGTGGAAGTGGGCCGGCGTCGACCTCTTCTACGGCGGTGCCAAAGCCGGCATCGTCGCCGACCCCGCCTCCCGAGACAAGGAGGCGATCCTGCGCGCGTTCGCCCGTGCGCTGTCCAACGAGGTCCCCCGCGAGTACGTGATGGGCCTGGACATGGGGCTGACCGAGAGCGACGCCGCCATCATCCAGGACGAACTCGGTGACCGCGGCGCCGCCGTCGGCACCCCCGAACATCTCGGCGGCGTGGCCTATGACGAACTCGGCGTCACCGGCTACGGCGTCGCCGAGGCAGCCGACGCCGCGACCCGGTACCTGGGACTGCCCCTGGCCGGTTCCCGCGTCGCCATCCAAGGCTTCGGCGCCGTCGGCAGCGCGGCCGCCCGGCGTTTCGCGGAACTCGGCGCCACCGTCGTAGCAGTCTCCACAGCCCACGGCGCCCTGCACGACCCGACCGGCCTCGCCGTCGCGGACCTCCTGGCGGCCCGCGACGAGCACGGTGACCACTTCGTCGCCCGCCACCACCACGGCACCCCCCTGCCCTCCGGCAGCGAACTCACCGTGGACTGTGACATCCTCGTGCCCGCGGCCCTGGAGGACGTCATCCGTCGCACCACCGCGGAGCGCGTCAAGGCCCGGCTCGTCGTCGAAGGCGCGAATCTGCCCACGTCCCCCGAGGCCCGAAGCCTTCTCGCCGAGCGCGGCATCACCGTGGTCCCCGACTTCATCGCCAACGCCGGAGGTATCATCGCCGCCGCCTTCGCCATGGACGCCCGCTACTCCGGCTTCCGTCCCGACACTGCCACCATCTTCGAAACGATCTCGACCAGGCTGCGCGCCAACACGGTCACCGTCCTCGACGAAGCCCGGCGGCGGGAGACCACCCCGCACACCGCGGGCCTCA includes:
- a CDS encoding Glu/Leu/Phe/Val family dehydrogenase gives rise to the protein MADALSLVDDWGPEKIVVVSHRRTGMKGVLVIDNTARGMGKGGTRMSPTVTVSDVARLARVMTWKWAGVDLFYGGAKAGIVADPASRDKEAILRAFARALSNEVPREYVMGLDMGLTESDAAIIQDELGDRGAAVGTPEHLGGVAYDELGVTGYGVAEAADAATRYLGLPLAGSRVAIQGFGAVGSAAARRFAELGATVVAVSTAHGALHDPTGLAVADLLAARDEHGDHFVARHHHGTPLPSGSELTVDCDILVPAALEDVIRRTTAERVKARLVVEGANLPTSPEARSLLAERGITVVPDFIANAGGIIAAAFAMDARYSGFRPDTATIFETISTRLRANTVTVLDEARRRETTPHTAGLSLAEERVRTAMRSKGRIPLA